From a region of the Arachis ipaensis cultivar K30076 chromosome B09, Araip1.1, whole genome shotgun sequence genome:
- the LOC107618341 gene encoding protein TSS isoform X1 — MAPRSGKGKSNKAKASKKKKEDTAIIEPSLVDIIVVTPYDSQVVLKGVSTDKILDVRRLLAQNVETCHFTNYSLSHQVKGQRLHDRIQVVTLKPCFLRMVEEDYREESQAVEHVRRLLHIVSCTTRFSKPKPNHKPKKNGKAQLHNNTISSSPDKPDGGNGGGRGALHPAPMLSTFYDFFSFSHLSPPILHLKKCELKNADERREGDYFELQIKICNGKVVEVVASEKGFYSLGKRSLRTHSLLHLLQHLTRAFANAYGALMKAFLARNKFGNLPLGLRANTWLLPPSTWNYPDEEDEYCGGQGRNGQHDLRPWAKEFATLACLPCETEEEREVRDRKAFLLHNLFLDTSISKAVAAINHVITFKLKCSPGSIVHEDYVGDLSIVVKRDAADTILRHDDSNQEEQAQKNLLKGLTADENVIVHDTASLTVVVVQHCGYTATVRVVGDTNMSKSEAQDIEIDDQQDGEVNALNINSLRLLLHHQSAVEADQLEGSVTSLSNLDDSDSSKYLVRKKVQESLEKLKEEAVVPKRSIRWELGSSWIQHLQKQEISKDNISKKDSDNETAQNIKGLGKKFKLLERREKEETSIGDTDLTGPNDYQLVHVNGSSDKVEAITDDLENFTELKKLLSHTAFLHLKVSGTGLHSKKVDELINMAHDYYDEIALPKLVMEFGSLELSPVDGRTLTDFMHLRGIQMASLGEMVKLAVDLPHIQSLCIHEMVTRAFKHLLKAVIASVDYVEDLSSVIASTLNFLFGGSQMRPSDQQNLSDDHYLRIEWLRVVISKKYGWTLNDEFQQLRKLSVLRGLCYKVGLELVTRDYDLDSPMPFKKYDIISMVPVCKHVTCFSVDGRNLLESAKIAVDKGKNVEAVHYGIKALVKMMAVCGTYHRITASAYNLLAVVLYQAGYGNQATIYQQKAVDINERELGLDHPDTIKSYGDLSVFYYRMQQYELALKYINRTLFLLHFTCGLFHPNTAAAYINVAMVEEAIGNNDLALRYIHEALKCNIRLLGPDHIQTATCYHAIAVALSYMEAYSLSVQHEQTNLEILQKKLGSEDIRTQEAAACLEFLQSKALEQQEAGKSGSSKSDASIASKGHLSVSDLLDFISPELDSNGNEHAQRKQQRGKILLPISDQNLQREDAPSNVGVVYNGLEYATGMAENETEERSGMVDYEVLNENGNNVPMYSPPVSSESIHQEETSSDEGWQEANSKKRSGNTANRKFGCRRSHLSKLSITAIRESPQKSSSRVLSKILSPSRQSELENLAFKKDSAGQLSPNKPTRVSKSSASPTSLSFMASKSISYKEVAVAPPGTVLKPLLEKIIVNIENVTKEDYCQGESQHEKSSSEAEEVSVASDDARHTQKNASKISAAAKPFNPSSGTLSILDHSDSGSVTNLHDANASQGMHGETRDRSGYGDTRRIMNPHAPEFVPRNAMQMETTANVSKAEIARQILFSLLVKSAQQNNDSFAECNDEKNAVVPHSTEKEKEIDMSKQNNGDGEGFTVVKRRRRSRNKFTDGLYSQQSPICASVL; from the exons ATGGCCCCGAGATCAGGGAAAGGGAAATCTAACAAAGCTAAGGCCtcgaagaagaaaaaggaagacacAG CAATAATAGAGCCTTCCTTAGTTGACATAATTGTGGTCACCCCATATGACTCACAAGTTGTTCTCAAG GGTGTATCTACTGATAAGATACTTGACGTGAGAAGGCTGCTTGCTCAGAATGTGGAGACATGCCACTTTACCAATTATTCTCTATCACACCAG GTGAAGGGGCAGAGACTGCATGACAGAATACAAGTTGTCACTTTGAAGCCATGCTTTCTGAGAATGGTTGAAG AGGATTATAGAGAGGAGTCTCAAGCAGTTGAACACGTGCGCCGACTATTGCATATCGTGTCCTGCACAACAAGGTTTTCCAAGCCCAAACCCAACCACAAGCCCAAGAAGAATGGAAAGGCCCAACTACACAACAACACCATTTCCAGCTCACCGGACAAACCCGACGGCGGCAACGGCGGCGGCAGGGGTGCCCTCCACCCAGCGCCGATGCTCTCAACATTCTACGACTTCTTCTCATTCTCTCACCTCTCTCCTCCCATTTTAC ATTTGAAGAAGTGTGAGCTGAAGAATGCAGATGAAAGACGCGAAGGAGACTACTTTGAACTTCAG ATTAAGATATGCAATGGGAAGGTGGTAGAGGTGGTTGCATCAGAGAAAGGATTCTACTCTCTTGGAAAGCGCTCCCTTCGGACCCACTCTTTACTTCATCTTCTCCAACACCTCACCAGAGCTTTCGCTAAC GCATATGGCGCTCTCATGAAAGCTTTTCTTGCACGCAATAAG TTTGGCAATCTTCCACTTGGGTTGCGAGCTAATACATGGCTTCTCCCTCCATCTACTTGGAACTATCCTGATGAGGAGGATGAATACTGTGGCGGTCAGGGGCGAAATGGTCAACATGATCTTAGGCCATGGGCTAAAGAGTTTGCTACACTGGCTTGTCTTCCTTGTGAAACTGAGGAGGAGAGAGAGGTCAGAGATAGAAAAGCATTTCTGCTTCACAATCTGTTTCTTGACACCTCAATATCTAAGGCTGTTGCGGCTATAAACCACGTAATAACATTCAAGTTGAAGTGTTCTCCGGGTTCAATCGTGCATGAGGATTATGTAGGGGACCTATCCATTGTAGTCAAACGTGATGCTGCAGACACTATCCTTAGGCATGATGATAGTAACCAGGAGGAGCAAGCACAGAAGAATTTACTCAAAGGATTGACTGCAGATGAGAATGTAATTGTGCAT GATACTGCTTCGTTGACTGTTGTTGTTGTACAGCACTGCGGATACACTGCAACGGTGAGGGTTGTGGGTGATACCAACATGAGCAAGTCTGAAGCTCAAGATATTGAAATAGATGATCAGCAAGATGGTGAGGTTAATGCTCTCAATATCAACAG TTTGAGGCTCCTGCTTCATCACCAGTCTGCAGTTGAGGCTGATCAATTGGAAGGGTCTGTGACATCTCtatcaaatttggatgattctGATTCTTCTAAATATCTAGTTCGGAAGAAGGTTCAAGAATCCTTGGAAAAGTTAAAGGAGGAGGCAGTTGTTCCTAAAAGGTCCATTCGATGGGAACTTGGTTCCAGTTGGATACAGCATCTGCAGAAACAGGAAATATCAAAAGATAATATTTCCAAAAAAGATAGTGACAATGAAACTGCACAAAATATTAAAGGTCTTGGAAAGAAGTTTAAATTATTGGAGAGGAGGGAAAAGGAAGAAACCAGTATAGGTGATACAGATTTGACAGGGCCAAATGATTACCAACTTGTGCATGTGAACGGGTCATCTGATAAAGTTGAAGCAATCACTGACGATTTAGAAAATTTTACTGAGTTGAAGAAACTTCTTTCTCACACAGCATTTTTGCATCTTAAGGTATCTGGTACTGGTCTTCATTCAAAG AAAGTTGACGAGCTGATTAACATGGCACACGATTATTATGATGAAATCGCTTTGCCAAAGCTG GTTATGGAGTTTGGTTCGCTTGAGCTTTCCCCGGTTGATGGCCGCACACTAActgattttatgcatttaagAGGAATACAGATGGCATCATTGGGTGAAATG GTAAAACTAGCAGTGGATCTCCCACACATTCAATCACTTTGTATCCATGAGATGGTTACACGAGCTTTCAAGCATTTACTTAAAGCAGTAATTGCCTCGGTTGATTATGTGGAAGACTTATCTTCAGTCATTGCATCAACGTTGAATTTCTTATTTGGAGGCTCCCAAATGAGGCCGTCTGACCAACAAAATCTGAGTGATGATCATTATCTCAGAATTGAGTGGCTCCGTGTAGTTATATCCAAAAAATATGGATGGACATTAAACGATGAGTTTCAGCAGTTGAGGAAATTATCAGTTCTCAGAGGGCTCTGTTACAAG GTTGGATTGGAGTTGGTTACGAGGGATTATGACTTGGATTCTCCCATGCCCTTCAAGAAATATGATATTATCAGCATGGTTCCTGTTTGCAAG CATGTAACATGCTTCTCCGTAGATGGACGCAATTTGTTAGAATCAGCCAAAATTGCTGTCGATAAAGGAAAGAATGTGGAAGCTGTACATTATGGAATAAAG GCATTGGTGAAGATGATGGCTGTTTGCGGTACCTATCATCGAATTACTGCAAGTGCCTATAATCTTTTAGCTGTGGTTCTTTACCAAGCCGGTTATGGTAATCAG GCCACAATATATCAGCAAAAAGCGGTTGATATAAATGAGAGGGAGCTTGGGCTTGATCATCCTGACACAATAAAAAGCTATGGGGACCTTTCTGTCTTTTACTATCGTATGCAACAATACGAGCTCGCTTTGAA GTATATAAATCGTACcttattccttcttcattttaCCTGTGGACTGTTTCATCCAAACACTGCAGCGGCTTATATAAACGTGGCTATGGTGGAAGAGGCTATAGGAAATAATGATCTGGCACTCCGGTACATACATGAAGCTCTTAAATGCAACATTAGATTATTAGGACCAGATCATATACAGACTGCTACATGCTATCATGCCATAGCCGTAGCTCTTTCTTATATGGAAGCATATTCTCTTAGTGTGCAACATGAGCAAACCAATCTTGAGATACTTCAAAAGAAGCTTGGATCAGAAGATATTCGTACACAG GAAGCAGCTGCATGTCTTGAATTTTTACAATCAAAAGCTCTAGAGCAGCAAGAAGCTGGCAAAAGTGGAAGTTCAAAGTCAGATGCATCCATTGCAAGTAAAGGTCACCTTAG TGTGTCAGATCTTCTGGATTTTATAAGTCCCGAGCTTGATTCCAATGGAAATGAACATGCTCAGAGAAAACAGCAGCGTGGGAAG ATACTTCTACCAATAAGTGACCAAAACCTTCAGCGTGAAGATGCACCAAGCAATGTGGGTGTTGTCTATAATGGCTTGGAATATGCTACTGGTATGGCAGAAAACGAAACAGAAGAAAGATCTGGCATGGTGGATTATGAAGTTCTGAACGAAAATGGCAATAATGTCCCTATGTATAGTCCACCAGTGTCAAGTGAATCTATTCACCAGGAGGAGACATCATCAGATGAAGGCTGGCAAGAAGCTAATTCAAAAAAGCGATCTGGGAACACAGCAAATCGCAAGTTTGGCTGCAGAAGATCTCATCTCTCAAAGCTGAGCATTACTGCTATCAGAGAAAGTCCACAGAAATCAAGTTCAAGAGTCCTCTCAAAAATATTATCTCCATCTAGGCAATCAGAGCTTGAAAACTTAGCTTTCAAAAAAGATTCTGCCGGTCAACTAAGTCCAAACAAACCTACTAGAGTGTCCAAAAGTTCTGCTAGCCCAACGTCTCTGAGCTTTATGGCTTCAAAGTCCATATCTTACAAAGAAGTGGCTGTGGCACCTCCAGGTACAGTTTTGAAGCCCTTGTTAGAGAAAATTATAGTAAATATCGAGAATGTAACAAAGGAAGATTATTGCCAAGGTGAAAGCCAACACGAAAAGTCTTCATCAGAAGCTGAGGAGGTTTCCGTTGCTTCTGATGATGCAAGACATACACAAAAAAATGCTAGCAAGATTTCAGCTGCAGCCAAACCATTCAATCCATCATCAGGAACACTGTCCATACTTGATCATTCAGATTCAGGTTCTGTGACAAACTTACATGATGCCAATGCTAGTCAAGGCATGCATGGGGAAACCAGGGACAGGAGTGGATACGGGGATACAAGAAGAATCATGAATCCACATGCACCAGAGTTTGTTCCCAGAAATGCAATGCAAATGGAAACCACTGCTAATGTCAGTAAGGCAGAGATAGCAAGGCAGATACTGTTTAGCTTGCTTGTCAAGTCAGCTCAGCAAAATAATGATTCTTTTGCTGAATGTAATGATGAAAAGAATGCGGTGGTGCCTCATTCCactgagaaagaaaaagaaattgacATGAGTAAGCAAAACAATGGAGATGGTGAAGGATTTACAGTtgtgaagaggaggagaagaagcagGAACAAGTTCACAGATGGATTGTATAGCCAGCAGAGTCCCATATGTGCTTCGGTCCTTTGA
- the LOC107618341 gene encoding protein TSS isoform X2: MAPRSGKGKSNKAKASKKKKEDTAIIEPSLVDIIVVTPYDSQVVLKGVSTDKILDVRRLLAQNVETCHFTNYSLSHQVKGQRLHDRIQVVTLKPCFLRMVEEDYREESQAVEHVRRLLHIVSCTTRFSKPKPNHKPKKNGKAQLHNNTISSSPDKPDGGNGGGRGALHPAPMLSTFYDFFSFSHLSPPILHLKKCELKNADERREGDYFELQIKICNGKVVEVVASEKGFYSLGKRSLRTHSLLHLLQHLTRAFANAYGALMKAFLARNKFGNLPLGLRANTWLLPPSTWNYPDEEDEYCGGQGRNGQHDLRPWAKEFATLACLPCETEEEREVRDRKAFLLHNLFLDTSISKAVAAINHVITFKLKCSPGSIVHEDYVGDLSIVVKRDAADTILRHDDSNQEEQAQKNLLKGLTADENVIVHDTASLTVVVVQHCGYTATVRVVGDTNMSKSEAQDIEIDDQQDGEVNALNINSLRLLLHHQSAVEADQLEGSVTSLSNLDDSDSSKYLVRKKVQESLEKLKEEAVVPKRSIRWELGSSWIQHLQKQEISKDNISKKDSDNETAQNIKGLGKKFKLLERREKEETSIGDTDLTGPNDYQLVHVNGSSDKVEAITDDLENFTELKKLLSHTAFLHLKKVDELINMAHDYYDEIALPKLVMEFGSLELSPVDGRTLTDFMHLRGIQMASLGEMVKLAVDLPHIQSLCIHEMVTRAFKHLLKAVIASVDYVEDLSSVIASTLNFLFGGSQMRPSDQQNLSDDHYLRIEWLRVVISKKYGWTLNDEFQQLRKLSVLRGLCYKVGLELVTRDYDLDSPMPFKKYDIISMVPVCKHVTCFSVDGRNLLESAKIAVDKGKNVEAVHYGIKALVKMMAVCGTYHRITASAYNLLAVVLYQAGYGNQATIYQQKAVDINERELGLDHPDTIKSYGDLSVFYYRMQQYELALKYINRTLFLLHFTCGLFHPNTAAAYINVAMVEEAIGNNDLALRYIHEALKCNIRLLGPDHIQTATCYHAIAVALSYMEAYSLSVQHEQTNLEILQKKLGSEDIRTQEAAACLEFLQSKALEQQEAGKSGSSKSDASIASKGHLSVSDLLDFISPELDSNGNEHAQRKQQRGKILLPISDQNLQREDAPSNVGVVYNGLEYATGMAENETEERSGMVDYEVLNENGNNVPMYSPPVSSESIHQEETSSDEGWQEANSKKRSGNTANRKFGCRRSHLSKLSITAIRESPQKSSSRVLSKILSPSRQSELENLAFKKDSAGQLSPNKPTRVSKSSASPTSLSFMASKSISYKEVAVAPPGTVLKPLLEKIIVNIENVTKEDYCQGESQHEKSSSEAEEVSVASDDARHTQKNASKISAAAKPFNPSSGTLSILDHSDSGSVTNLHDANASQGMHGETRDRSGYGDTRRIMNPHAPEFVPRNAMQMETTANVSKAEIARQILFSLLVKSAQQNNDSFAECNDEKNAVVPHSTEKEKEIDMSKQNNGDGEGFTVVKRRRRSRNKFTDGLYSQQSPICASVL, from the exons ATGGCCCCGAGATCAGGGAAAGGGAAATCTAACAAAGCTAAGGCCtcgaagaagaaaaaggaagacacAG CAATAATAGAGCCTTCCTTAGTTGACATAATTGTGGTCACCCCATATGACTCACAAGTTGTTCTCAAG GGTGTATCTACTGATAAGATACTTGACGTGAGAAGGCTGCTTGCTCAGAATGTGGAGACATGCCACTTTACCAATTATTCTCTATCACACCAG GTGAAGGGGCAGAGACTGCATGACAGAATACAAGTTGTCACTTTGAAGCCATGCTTTCTGAGAATGGTTGAAG AGGATTATAGAGAGGAGTCTCAAGCAGTTGAACACGTGCGCCGACTATTGCATATCGTGTCCTGCACAACAAGGTTTTCCAAGCCCAAACCCAACCACAAGCCCAAGAAGAATGGAAAGGCCCAACTACACAACAACACCATTTCCAGCTCACCGGACAAACCCGACGGCGGCAACGGCGGCGGCAGGGGTGCCCTCCACCCAGCGCCGATGCTCTCAACATTCTACGACTTCTTCTCATTCTCTCACCTCTCTCCTCCCATTTTAC ATTTGAAGAAGTGTGAGCTGAAGAATGCAGATGAAAGACGCGAAGGAGACTACTTTGAACTTCAG ATTAAGATATGCAATGGGAAGGTGGTAGAGGTGGTTGCATCAGAGAAAGGATTCTACTCTCTTGGAAAGCGCTCCCTTCGGACCCACTCTTTACTTCATCTTCTCCAACACCTCACCAGAGCTTTCGCTAAC GCATATGGCGCTCTCATGAAAGCTTTTCTTGCACGCAATAAG TTTGGCAATCTTCCACTTGGGTTGCGAGCTAATACATGGCTTCTCCCTCCATCTACTTGGAACTATCCTGATGAGGAGGATGAATACTGTGGCGGTCAGGGGCGAAATGGTCAACATGATCTTAGGCCATGGGCTAAAGAGTTTGCTACACTGGCTTGTCTTCCTTGTGAAACTGAGGAGGAGAGAGAGGTCAGAGATAGAAAAGCATTTCTGCTTCACAATCTGTTTCTTGACACCTCAATATCTAAGGCTGTTGCGGCTATAAACCACGTAATAACATTCAAGTTGAAGTGTTCTCCGGGTTCAATCGTGCATGAGGATTATGTAGGGGACCTATCCATTGTAGTCAAACGTGATGCTGCAGACACTATCCTTAGGCATGATGATAGTAACCAGGAGGAGCAAGCACAGAAGAATTTACTCAAAGGATTGACTGCAGATGAGAATGTAATTGTGCAT GATACTGCTTCGTTGACTGTTGTTGTTGTACAGCACTGCGGATACACTGCAACGGTGAGGGTTGTGGGTGATACCAACATGAGCAAGTCTGAAGCTCAAGATATTGAAATAGATGATCAGCAAGATGGTGAGGTTAATGCTCTCAATATCAACAG TTTGAGGCTCCTGCTTCATCACCAGTCTGCAGTTGAGGCTGATCAATTGGAAGGGTCTGTGACATCTCtatcaaatttggatgattctGATTCTTCTAAATATCTAGTTCGGAAGAAGGTTCAAGAATCCTTGGAAAAGTTAAAGGAGGAGGCAGTTGTTCCTAAAAGGTCCATTCGATGGGAACTTGGTTCCAGTTGGATACAGCATCTGCAGAAACAGGAAATATCAAAAGATAATATTTCCAAAAAAGATAGTGACAATGAAACTGCACAAAATATTAAAGGTCTTGGAAAGAAGTTTAAATTATTGGAGAGGAGGGAAAAGGAAGAAACCAGTATAGGTGATACAGATTTGACAGGGCCAAATGATTACCAACTTGTGCATGTGAACGGGTCATCTGATAAAGTTGAAGCAATCACTGACGATTTAGAAAATTTTACTGAGTTGAAGAAACTTCTTTCTCACACAGCATTTTTGCATCTTAAG AAAGTTGACGAGCTGATTAACATGGCACACGATTATTATGATGAAATCGCTTTGCCAAAGCTG GTTATGGAGTTTGGTTCGCTTGAGCTTTCCCCGGTTGATGGCCGCACACTAActgattttatgcatttaagAGGAATACAGATGGCATCATTGGGTGAAATG GTAAAACTAGCAGTGGATCTCCCACACATTCAATCACTTTGTATCCATGAGATGGTTACACGAGCTTTCAAGCATTTACTTAAAGCAGTAATTGCCTCGGTTGATTATGTGGAAGACTTATCTTCAGTCATTGCATCAACGTTGAATTTCTTATTTGGAGGCTCCCAAATGAGGCCGTCTGACCAACAAAATCTGAGTGATGATCATTATCTCAGAATTGAGTGGCTCCGTGTAGTTATATCCAAAAAATATGGATGGACATTAAACGATGAGTTTCAGCAGTTGAGGAAATTATCAGTTCTCAGAGGGCTCTGTTACAAG GTTGGATTGGAGTTGGTTACGAGGGATTATGACTTGGATTCTCCCATGCCCTTCAAGAAATATGATATTATCAGCATGGTTCCTGTTTGCAAG CATGTAACATGCTTCTCCGTAGATGGACGCAATTTGTTAGAATCAGCCAAAATTGCTGTCGATAAAGGAAAGAATGTGGAAGCTGTACATTATGGAATAAAG GCATTGGTGAAGATGATGGCTGTTTGCGGTACCTATCATCGAATTACTGCAAGTGCCTATAATCTTTTAGCTGTGGTTCTTTACCAAGCCGGTTATGGTAATCAG GCCACAATATATCAGCAAAAAGCGGTTGATATAAATGAGAGGGAGCTTGGGCTTGATCATCCTGACACAATAAAAAGCTATGGGGACCTTTCTGTCTTTTACTATCGTATGCAACAATACGAGCTCGCTTTGAA GTATATAAATCGTACcttattccttcttcattttaCCTGTGGACTGTTTCATCCAAACACTGCAGCGGCTTATATAAACGTGGCTATGGTGGAAGAGGCTATAGGAAATAATGATCTGGCACTCCGGTACATACATGAAGCTCTTAAATGCAACATTAGATTATTAGGACCAGATCATATACAGACTGCTACATGCTATCATGCCATAGCCGTAGCTCTTTCTTATATGGAAGCATATTCTCTTAGTGTGCAACATGAGCAAACCAATCTTGAGATACTTCAAAAGAAGCTTGGATCAGAAGATATTCGTACACAG GAAGCAGCTGCATGTCTTGAATTTTTACAATCAAAAGCTCTAGAGCAGCAAGAAGCTGGCAAAAGTGGAAGTTCAAAGTCAGATGCATCCATTGCAAGTAAAGGTCACCTTAG TGTGTCAGATCTTCTGGATTTTATAAGTCCCGAGCTTGATTCCAATGGAAATGAACATGCTCAGAGAAAACAGCAGCGTGGGAAG ATACTTCTACCAATAAGTGACCAAAACCTTCAGCGTGAAGATGCACCAAGCAATGTGGGTGTTGTCTATAATGGCTTGGAATATGCTACTGGTATGGCAGAAAACGAAACAGAAGAAAGATCTGGCATGGTGGATTATGAAGTTCTGAACGAAAATGGCAATAATGTCCCTATGTATAGTCCACCAGTGTCAAGTGAATCTATTCACCAGGAGGAGACATCATCAGATGAAGGCTGGCAAGAAGCTAATTCAAAAAAGCGATCTGGGAACACAGCAAATCGCAAGTTTGGCTGCAGAAGATCTCATCTCTCAAAGCTGAGCATTACTGCTATCAGAGAAAGTCCACAGAAATCAAGTTCAAGAGTCCTCTCAAAAATATTATCTCCATCTAGGCAATCAGAGCTTGAAAACTTAGCTTTCAAAAAAGATTCTGCCGGTCAACTAAGTCCAAACAAACCTACTAGAGTGTCCAAAAGTTCTGCTAGCCCAACGTCTCTGAGCTTTATGGCTTCAAAGTCCATATCTTACAAAGAAGTGGCTGTGGCACCTCCAGGTACAGTTTTGAAGCCCTTGTTAGAGAAAATTATAGTAAATATCGAGAATGTAACAAAGGAAGATTATTGCCAAGGTGAAAGCCAACACGAAAAGTCTTCATCAGAAGCTGAGGAGGTTTCCGTTGCTTCTGATGATGCAAGACATACACAAAAAAATGCTAGCAAGATTTCAGCTGCAGCCAAACCATTCAATCCATCATCAGGAACACTGTCCATACTTGATCATTCAGATTCAGGTTCTGTGACAAACTTACATGATGCCAATGCTAGTCAAGGCATGCATGGGGAAACCAGGGACAGGAGTGGATACGGGGATACAAGAAGAATCATGAATCCACATGCACCAGAGTTTGTTCCCAGAAATGCAATGCAAATGGAAACCACTGCTAATGTCAGTAAGGCAGAGATAGCAAGGCAGATACTGTTTAGCTTGCTTGTCAAGTCAGCTCAGCAAAATAATGATTCTTTTGCTGAATGTAATGATGAAAAGAATGCGGTGGTGCCTCATTCCactgagaaagaaaaagaaattgacATGAGTAAGCAAAACAATGGAGATGGTGAAGGATTTACAGTtgtgaagaggaggagaagaagcagGAACAAGTTCACAGATGGATTGTATAGCCAGCAGAGTCCCATATGTGCTTCGGTCCTTTGA